Proteins encoded together in one Oryzias latipes chromosome 11, ASM223467v1 window:
- the tpmt gene encoding thiopurine S-methyltransferase isoform X1 translates to MRATDVLLFSLLCHVAAGSSAQVNISRMLGQQAERVMALGEWEERWQQDRIGFHQPTVHRMLEKNLDKVLNGRTGVRFFFPLCGKAIDMKWLADQGHSVVGVEISEKGIQQFFEENNMTFSEEPVPEIPGAKVFRNPEKNISLYQCDLFQFSSSIAGRFGAIWDRGSLVAINPKDREKYAALIVSLMDNDCRYLLDTFLYNPDQYRGPPFFVPDEQVRSLFGSSCNVELLQSVDALTDRQRDWGLDSFMENIHLITLKNSSATK, encoded by the exons ATGAGGGCAACAGATGTGCTCCTCTTCTCGCTGCTGTGTCATGTGGCCGCCGGCAG TAGCGCCCAGGTGAACATCAGCAGAATGCTGGGTCAGCAGGCCGAGCGGGTCATGGCGCTGGGGGAGTGGGAGGAGCGCTGGCAGCAGGACAGGATCGGCTTCCACCAGCCTACCGTGCACAG GATGTTGGAGAAGAACCTGGACAAAGTGCTGAACGGGCGGACTGGCGTGCGCTTCTTCTTCCCTCTCTGTGGGAAAGCCATTGACATGAAGTG GTTGGCAGATCAGGGTCACTCTGTGGTCGGCGTGGAGATCTCTGAGAAGGGGATTCAGCAGTTCTTTGAGGAGAACAACATGACGTTCAGTGAGGAGCCGGTACCTGAGATCCCTGGAGCCAAAGTGTTCAGG AACCCAGAGAAGAACATCTCCTTGTACCAGTGCGACCTGTTCCAATTCTCCAG TTCCATTGCCGGTCGCTTCGGAGCAATTTGGGACCGAGGTTCTCTGGTGGCCATCAATCCAAAGGACCGCGAGAA GTATGCAGCTCTCATCGTCTCATTGATGGACAATGACTGTAGGTATCTGCTGGACACGTTCCTCTATAACCCAGACCAGTATCGAG GTCCTCCATTCTTCGTTCCTGACGAACAAGTCCGCAGCTTGTTTG GGAGCAGCTGTAatgtggagctgctgcagtCCGTGGACGCcctcacagacagacagagagactgGGGCCTGGACTCCTTCATGGAGAACATTCACCTCATCACGCTGAAGAACAGCTCTGCAACAAAGTGA
- the tpmt gene encoding thiopurine S-methyltransferase isoform X3 — protein MNDDFTGCLLVWCGFLNSWVNGIPVKYNLGPSLSSRVDQRAGDRARSTSDSSAQVNISRMLGQQAERVMALGEWEERWQQDRIGFHQPTVHRMLEKNLDKVLNGRTGVRFFFPLCGKAIDMKWLADQGHSVVGVEISEKGIQQFFEENNMTFSEEPVPEIPGAKVFRNPEKNISLYQCDLFQFSSSIAGRFGAIWDRGSLVAINPKDREKYAALIVSLMDNDCRYLLDTFLYNPDQYRGPPFFVPDEQVRSLFGSSCNVELLQSVDALTDRQRDWGLDSFMENIHLITLKNSSATK, from the exons ATGAATGATGATTTCACCGGTTGTTTACTTGTCTGGTGCGGTTTTTTGAACTCCTGGGTCAACGGGATTCCGGTCAAGTATAACTTAGGACCCTCCCTCAGCTCACGTGTTGACCAAAGAGCCGGGGACAGGGCACGGTCCACTTCAGACAG TAGCGCCCAGGTGAACATCAGCAGAATGCTGGGTCAGCAGGCCGAGCGGGTCATGGCGCTGGGGGAGTGGGAGGAGCGCTGGCAGCAGGACAGGATCGGCTTCCACCAGCCTACCGTGCACAG GATGTTGGAGAAGAACCTGGACAAAGTGCTGAACGGGCGGACTGGCGTGCGCTTCTTCTTCCCTCTCTGTGGGAAAGCCATTGACATGAAGTG GTTGGCAGATCAGGGTCACTCTGTGGTCGGCGTGGAGATCTCTGAGAAGGGGATTCAGCAGTTCTTTGAGGAGAACAACATGACGTTCAGTGAGGAGCCGGTACCTGAGATCCCTGGAGCCAAAGTGTTCAGG AACCCAGAGAAGAACATCTCCTTGTACCAGTGCGACCTGTTCCAATTCTCCAG TTCCATTGCCGGTCGCTTCGGAGCAATTTGGGACCGAGGTTCTCTGGTGGCCATCAATCCAAAGGACCGCGAGAA GTATGCAGCTCTCATCGTCTCATTGATGGACAATGACTGTAGGTATCTGCTGGACACGTTCCTCTATAACCCAGACCAGTATCGAG GTCCTCCATTCTTCGTTCCTGACGAACAAGTCCGCAGCTTGTTTG GGAGCAGCTGTAatgtggagctgctgcagtCCGTGGACGCcctcacagacagacagagagactgGGGCCTGGACTCCTTCATGGAGAACATTCACCTCATCACGCTGAAGAACAGCTCTGCAACAAAGTGA
- the tpmt gene encoding thiopurine S-methyltransferase isoform X2 encodes MRATDVLLFSLLCHVAAGSAQVNISRMLGQQAERVMALGEWEERWQQDRIGFHQPTVHRMLEKNLDKVLNGRTGVRFFFPLCGKAIDMKWLADQGHSVVGVEISEKGIQQFFEENNMTFSEEPVPEIPGAKVFRNPEKNISLYQCDLFQFSSSIAGRFGAIWDRGSLVAINPKDREKYAALIVSLMDNDCRYLLDTFLYNPDQYRGPPFFVPDEQVRSLFGSSCNVELLQSVDALTDRQRDWGLDSFMENIHLITLKNSSATK; translated from the exons ATGAGGGCAACAGATGTGCTCCTCTTCTCGCTGCTGTGTCATGTGGCCGCCGGCAG CGCCCAGGTGAACATCAGCAGAATGCTGGGTCAGCAGGCCGAGCGGGTCATGGCGCTGGGGGAGTGGGAGGAGCGCTGGCAGCAGGACAGGATCGGCTTCCACCAGCCTACCGTGCACAG GATGTTGGAGAAGAACCTGGACAAAGTGCTGAACGGGCGGACTGGCGTGCGCTTCTTCTTCCCTCTCTGTGGGAAAGCCATTGACATGAAGTG GTTGGCAGATCAGGGTCACTCTGTGGTCGGCGTGGAGATCTCTGAGAAGGGGATTCAGCAGTTCTTTGAGGAGAACAACATGACGTTCAGTGAGGAGCCGGTACCTGAGATCCCTGGAGCCAAAGTGTTCAGG AACCCAGAGAAGAACATCTCCTTGTACCAGTGCGACCTGTTCCAATTCTCCAG TTCCATTGCCGGTCGCTTCGGAGCAATTTGGGACCGAGGTTCTCTGGTGGCCATCAATCCAAAGGACCGCGAGAA GTATGCAGCTCTCATCGTCTCATTGATGGACAATGACTGTAGGTATCTGCTGGACACGTTCCTCTATAACCCAGACCAGTATCGAG GTCCTCCATTCTTCGTTCCTGACGAACAAGTCCGCAGCTTGTTTG GGAGCAGCTGTAatgtggagctgctgcagtCCGTGGACGCcctcacagacagacagagagactgGGGCCTGGACTCCTTCATGGAGAACATTCACCTCATCACGCTGAAGAACAGCTCTGCAACAAAGTGA
- the tpmt gene encoding thiopurine S-methyltransferase isoform X4 — protein MNDDFTGCLLVWCGFLNSWVNGIPVKYNLGPSLSSRVDQRAGDRARSTSDSAQVNISRMLGQQAERVMALGEWEERWQQDRIGFHQPTVHRMLEKNLDKVLNGRTGVRFFFPLCGKAIDMKWLADQGHSVVGVEISEKGIQQFFEENNMTFSEEPVPEIPGAKVFRNPEKNISLYQCDLFQFSSSIAGRFGAIWDRGSLVAINPKDREKYAALIVSLMDNDCRYLLDTFLYNPDQYRGPPFFVPDEQVRSLFGSSCNVELLQSVDALTDRQRDWGLDSFMENIHLITLKNSSATK, from the exons ATGAATGATGATTTCACCGGTTGTTTACTTGTCTGGTGCGGTTTTTTGAACTCCTGGGTCAACGGGATTCCGGTCAAGTATAACTTAGGACCCTCCCTCAGCTCACGTGTTGACCAAAGAGCCGGGGACAGGGCACGGTCCACTTCAGACAG CGCCCAGGTGAACATCAGCAGAATGCTGGGTCAGCAGGCCGAGCGGGTCATGGCGCTGGGGGAGTGGGAGGAGCGCTGGCAGCAGGACAGGATCGGCTTCCACCAGCCTACCGTGCACAG GATGTTGGAGAAGAACCTGGACAAAGTGCTGAACGGGCGGACTGGCGTGCGCTTCTTCTTCCCTCTCTGTGGGAAAGCCATTGACATGAAGTG GTTGGCAGATCAGGGTCACTCTGTGGTCGGCGTGGAGATCTCTGAGAAGGGGATTCAGCAGTTCTTTGAGGAGAACAACATGACGTTCAGTGAGGAGCCGGTACCTGAGATCCCTGGAGCCAAAGTGTTCAGG AACCCAGAGAAGAACATCTCCTTGTACCAGTGCGACCTGTTCCAATTCTCCAG TTCCATTGCCGGTCGCTTCGGAGCAATTTGGGACCGAGGTTCTCTGGTGGCCATCAATCCAAAGGACCGCGAGAA GTATGCAGCTCTCATCGTCTCATTGATGGACAATGACTGTAGGTATCTGCTGGACACGTTCCTCTATAACCCAGACCAGTATCGAG GTCCTCCATTCTTCGTTCCTGACGAACAAGTCCGCAGCTTGTTTG GGAGCAGCTGTAatgtggagctgctgcagtCCGTGGACGCcctcacagacagacagagagactgGGGCCTGGACTCCTTCATGGAGAACATTCACCTCATCACGCTGAAGAACAGCTCTGCAACAAAGTGA